The DNA sequence TTTTGGGTGAGATTTTTTATAAAAATGTAGGAATAAAGAGAGACAAAGGGGCACTGCAAGAGGCTTTAAAAGAGGTGCAAGAGATGAAAAGCTCTCTGCCGAAGATGGGTGTTAGCGATAAAACAAAAGAGTATAACACCAATCTTATAGAGTTTTTGGAGTTTAAAAATATGCTCACGGTTGCAGAGACGATCCTGCTTAGTGCCATTAGCAGGCAGGAGAGCAGAGGTGCGCACTTTAGAGTAGATTTTCCTGCTACAGATAAAAAATTTAGAGCGCATACGATCGTAGATGCGGAGGGGGTAGTGAGCTATGAAAATTAATATTCAAAGAGAGAGCGTTGTAACTTATGAGGTAAATATGGAGGGCGCGACGCTTTTAGAGGTGCTAAATGAGATCAAAAGAGCACAAGACCCATCCCTTGCTTATAGCAGCGGTTGCAGAAGCGGAGTTTGCGGAAGCTGCGCAGTGAGAGTGAACGGACGCGAGGTTTTGGCGTGTTCACATAATGCAAAAGACGGCGACTTGGTAGAGCCGCTTCGCAACACTCCCATTCTTCGTGATCTCGTCGTTGATATGGAGAAGGCTTACTCTTTTAATGCGAAGGCAAAAGCGTGGCAGAGTTCATTAGCTGATAATATAGAGCTCTCGGAGGAGAATCAGCAAATAAACGAACTTCAAAGCGACTGTATATTGTGTGCTTCTTGTTATAGCGCTTGTCCTGTATATGCGGTAAACGAAGAGTTTTTAGGACCGTTCTCACTAACAAGAGTTTGGCGCTATGTTAGCGATAAAAGGGAGTCAGATCCAAAAGAGAAGATAGACGTGGCGCAGACAAACGGTGTCTGGGACTGTACTCTGTGTAATGAGTGCACGCTTGTCTGCCCGCAGGGAATCTCAAGCAAGGCAGATATTGAAAAACTAAGGTCAAAAAGCTCTATGTTCGGCTATATGGACCCAAGTTTTAGCAATTTTGGCGGCGGCTTTAATGA is a window from the Sulfurimonas crateris genome containing:
- a CDS encoding succinate dehydrogenase/fumarate reductase iron-sulfur subunit, with translation MKINIQRESVVTYEVNMEGATLLEVLNEIKRAQDPSLAYSSGCRSGVCGSCAVRVNGREVLACSHNAKDGDLVEPLRNTPILRDLVVDMEKAYSFNAKAKAWQSSLADNIELSEENQQINELQSDCILCASCYSACPVYAVNEEFLGPFSLTRVWRYVSDKRESDPKEKIDVAQTNGVWDCTLCNECTLVCPQGISSKADIEKLRSKSSMFGYMDPSFSNFGGGFNDGSPVF